GCTATTAAGGCTATAATATAAATATAAATAGATAAGTAAACTATCTTATCCACTAATAAATTCTTTTTTATTTTTTTCCAGTTTATAAAAGCTAAAATTAAAAATATAATCGCTCCATAAAACCATTCAAAATCAACGTCATAATTCCAATTCATTTCTTAACATCCTTTTATTTTTGAAAATTAGTCTTTAATTGTAATTGTAATATCACCAGTCATTTCATGTCCTGTGTAATTTCGTAAATAAGCGTAGTATTTTCCACTTCCTCTAGATTTTGTAATATTGAATGTAGTTGATTCATAACCTATTGCTTTGTGATCATCTTTAGAAGATATAACTTCATCAGGACCAGATACATTTTTTTTGAGAAATACTGTGAAATTATAACCTTTTAAAAATGCTTTACTGTTACCCCAAGTTTCAACTTGAAAGGTGCCAGGTTGATTCACACTAAATTCTTTTGAATTTACTCCACCACTCATAGCATATGTAGAATTATAGACAGTAGTTGAAGCCAATGCAGAAACTGGTATAAACAATAATGTTCCTAAAAGTAAAACCCCTGATGCTTTTTTTATTAATTTTAACATAATAAATCCTCCCGTTTTTTATTGTAATACTTTCTAAGTTTACTATTAAATGGATAATTTTTGCTAGACTTTATTTTATTTTTGTTAAATAATTTTATAGATTTATACTATTAAAGAACATTTATAATAATAATCCATTGGCTAACCAAAAGGATTATTTGTCTTTTTAGTTTAAAAAAAGAATTTCTATAGAAAAATAGCAAATAAATAAAAAAATCATTTTTTTGTATGAAATTTTGTACAAAAAAGAAGACATAATATTGCTTAGTTAACATAATGAGTCCTATACATAGCAATCAAAAAAGCAAAAGGCGAAATTTGTCCATATTGGGGCAAATTCCGCCTTTTTGCGTTTGGGAAATATCGAGAAAAATAGCTTCATAATAAAAAAGTCAATCTCTAGATCCCTCCGTTTTCCTTCTAAATGCTACTTCATTATATAATTGACTTTTCATGATGATTGAAAGGAAAGAAGGAAATTCTACTAGATTATCGAAGAGTAAAAGTAGAAGGAGTGAATAAACGCTATGAAAAACGCTAATAGCTTTGGCTATTTTTCTAAAGATGTTGCTGCTGATTTAGAAATAACTACTTCTAGTTTAAGAAGGTGGTCTATTGAGTTAGAACAGCATGGCTATATAATGGAACGAAATGAAAAAGGACAACGGATTTATTATGAACGCGATTTTAAGGCGTTAAGAGAATTGAAAAAATTATTAGCAAACAACGTTTCTTTTACAGACGCGTTAAATGCTGTTGTATCAATGAATATGGACGAAAAAAACGCAACAAAAACGCCTAGCGTTTTCACGGATGAGATTCGTTTATCAAAGAGTGAATTAGAAGAAACGATACAACGAGTAGTGAAAGTAGCAATTGAAGAAGAAAGAGAAAATATGTTGAAAGCATTTGAATATAAAATGAATGATGTTGTAGAAAAAAGAGATCGGATCCTAACGATGCAATTACAACAATCATTAGAAGAAAAGAGATTAGAAATAGCAGCTGCCAAAGAAGAAGAAGAGGTAAAACCCTGGTGGAAAAAACTCTTCAAGTAAAAACCATTACAGACAAGGGTTGCCTTTATGGCAACCTATAAACCTTTAGGGTAAGTAAGGAGAATTTTTTTATGAAAAGGACTAATGAAGAAGCGATGAGATATGCAAAAGCTTCGTTGAGAATATCTGGAATGGATGTTTCCAAAGAACAAGAGGATTTAGTAAGAAAATCTCTAGAAGGACATATTTCAGATGAAGATTTTATCAATCAGTTAAAGGAATTAGCTGATAAAAAATAAAATAAGATGGTGGGCGATTTTATGCTAAAGCTTCATGAAATTTTAGGAACAGATAAGCCGGTTTTTAAAAAGAAAGATGCAGAACACTTTTTCTACGAGGAATTGTTAGCATTGAACGAAAAACCTTCACAATATAAGATTACTGGCTATGTGGAAGTAAGAAAACATAAGCAATTATTTTTCAAGCAAGTGTATAGCT
The nucleotide sequence above comes from Niallia alba. Encoded proteins:
- a CDS encoding MerR family transcriptional regulator, whose amino-acid sequence is MKNANSFGYFSKDVAADLEITTSSLRRWSIELEQHGYIMERNEKGQRIYYERDFKALRELKKLLANNVSFTDALNAVVSMNMDEKNATKTPSVFTDEIRLSKSELEETIQRVVKVAIEEERENMLKAFEYKMNDVVEKRDRILTMQLQQSLEEKRLEIAAAKEEEEVKPWWKKLFK
- a CDS encoding antitoxin VbhA family protein; this encodes MKRTNEEAMRYAKASLRISGMDVSKEQEDLVRKSLEGHISDEDFINQLKELADKK